GATGAATACGACTTGGTCAAAGCCTGACTCTGTATCAAGAGTGAACATTACACCTGAAGACGCTTTATCTGAACGAACCATGCGTTGGATACCCGCAGACAATGAAATGCCGCGGTGGTCAAAGCCTTGGTGTACACGGTAAGAGATTGCGCGGTCGTTAAACAGTGACGCATAAACGTGCTTAGTCGCCTCAAGTACCGCATCGATACCTTTCACGTTAAGGAAGGTTTCTTGCTGGCCTGCGAAAGAAGCATCTGGAAGGTCTTCTGCAGTTGCAGATGAACGTACAGCTACAGACAATTCTTCGTTGTCTTCGATTAGCTCACGGTAGTTATCACGGATGTCTTGCTCTAGTGATTCTGGGAAAGGGGCATCTAGAACCCATTGTCGAATCGTTGCACCTGTCTTACGCAGAGCTTCAACGTCTTCAACATCAAGTTCGTCAAGTAATTGGTGAATGCGCTCATCAAGACCTTTGTAGTCAAGAAAGTCGTTAAACGCATGAGAGGTGGTAGCAAAACCATTTGGTACAGAAACACCAGCATTGGATAGGTTAGAAACCATCTCGCCCAGTGAGGCGTTCTTACCGCCGACTTTGTCGACATCTTCCATGGATAGGCCATTGAACCATAGGGTATTATTTTGCATTTATTTCTCCAGAAACATAGCAAGCATTGTAGGGATTTAAAGGCAAACGATTACGTGTCAGTTTAAAAAAATGTAAATTATTTTTAAAAGCTGTGGGGGACGTAATAGTCAGCAGGGTTTTGTTATATATATTATGGTTACCATCCTACTCAAAATAATTTTAAACATTAAATAAAAAATGCAAATTGATATTCAAAGTCGTGATGTATTCTATGTTTCTGATGGAACGGCCATAACATGTGAGACTTTAGGGCATGTTGTTCTAGGTCAATTTCCCTTCAAAGCTAATGAGAAAACTTTTCCGTTTGTTGAAAGTGAGGACAAACTTTCTGATTTATTGAAAGAGATCGACACTTCGTATCGTGAGAGTGGTCAGCAACCTTTAGTGTTCTTTTCGATTGTGATTCCTGAAATCAAAGCGAAGTTGCTTGAAGCGCCAGCTCATTGCTATGACGTGTTGGAAAGTATTGTTCAGAAGGTACAAGATGACATCCATATGGCACCGACACCTAAGCTGCAACGCTCACGCAGTGTAAACAAGGACTCGGTGAAGTATTTCGACCGTATTGCCGCAATAGAGTACACGCTTGCGCACGATGATGGCATTACGCTTAAAGGTTTAGAGGAAGCCGACATCATCTTACTGGGGGTGTCTCGAAGTGGTAAAACCCCAACCAGTTTGTACATGGCGATGCAGTTTGGTCTACGCGTAGCAAACTATCCATTTATCCATGATGATTTAGCGCGATTAAAGCTGTTGCCTGAGTTTGAGATATACCGACATAAGTTGTTTGGTTTAACCATTGATGCAGAAAGGCTGACTGAAATCCGCGAGAACCGTTTAGCGGGCAGTGAGTACGCGAGTGACTCACAGTGTTTGTATGAGCTGCAAACCGTAGAGGCGATGTTCCGTAGAGAGGCAGTGCCGTACATCAATACCTCATCGTTA
The window above is part of the Vibrio chagasii genome. Proteins encoded here:
- a CDS encoding kinase/pyrophosphorylase: MQIDIQSRDVFYVSDGTAITCETLGHVVLGQFPFKANEKTFPFVESEDKLSDLLKEIDTSYRESGQQPLVFFSIVIPEIKAKLLEAPAHCYDVLESIVQKVQDDIHMAPTPKLQRSRSVNKDSVKYFDRIAAIEYTLAHDDGITLKGLEEADIILLGVSRSGKTPTSLYMAMQFGLRVANYPFIHDDLARLKLLPEFEIYRHKLFGLTIDAERLTEIRENRLAGSEYASDSQCLYELQTVEAMFRREAVPYINTSSLSVEEISTRILERTGLRRRLL